The Ichthyobacterium seriolicida sequence ATAAGAGCGTAATTTTTTACCGATATGTGTTTTAACATATAGAATGCTTAATTATTCCAACTATCACTTTTGAAGGAGGTGATGTCCGTTAGAATTTCTTTGGCCATATTTTTCTGTTGCTCAGTAGTATATTGATCATATATATTTATTATTTCATCTACCTTAGGTTCTATGAGCGTTTGAATGAGAAATAACTCTCTGAACTTCTTAAAAACATCTAAAGATTTTAGAATATTAACCTTGCCCTTTTCCAAATCCGTAGACATGATATCTAATCCATTTATGTGATAATCATAAAAAGCCAATCTAAAATCTTTATTTCTATTGTCTAATAATTCCTTGATAACACTGTATCTATTTCTTCTCTGTGTAGAATCCCATCCTCTATATCCGTTATTTCTAGCCATTATAGCTATATCTCTTGCAATCATGAATTCTTCGGTTCCCCCCAAAGGAGAAAAACAATCTTTATCCAAACCTATTACAGAATAAGCATAAAAAGCTAAGACAGAAGATAAATTGGAAATATAACTATCCTTTTGAAAATCAATAGACTGGAACTCTATGTATTCAAAGTCAAATTCTTTATCGTGAAAAGAAAATACAGGCGTGATATAAGAACCGTCATGAACAGGTCTGTTAGAAAATATCTGCAAAGAAGCATTAAAATAACCTGAAGAACCCCTTTGATTTATAGCAATTATTACACTGCAATTTATTTTTTCTTGTGATTTATATGTCTTGCCAGTCCAAATAGTATTATTAAAGAAATCTTGTATAGAGTTTGTCATAGTGACATATATATCCTTATCGGTCTCTTGTACCCTATCACTATTTACCATTACATTAAAATTTAATTCTTGAGAAAAAGAAAAAAATCTAATGAAAAGTAAAAGACAACACAAAAAATATTTCATAATACTCTATTCCCACTCTATAGTAGCTGG is a genomic window containing:
- the porD gene encoding type IX secretion system protein PorD, whose product is MKYFLCCLLLFIRFFSFSQELNFNVMVNSDRVQETDKDIYVTMTNSIQDFFNNTIWTGKTYKSQEKINCSVIIAINQRGSSGYFNASLQIFSNRPVHDGSYITPVFSFHDKEFDFEYIEFQSIDFQKDSYISNLSSVLAFYAYSVIGLDKDCFSPLGGTEEFMIARDIAIMARNNGYRGWDSTQRRNRYSVIKELLDNRNKDFRLAFYDYHINGLDIMSTDLEKGKVNILKSLDVFKKFRELFLIQTLIEPKVDEIINIYDQYTTEQQKNMAKEILTDITSFKSDSWNN